A single region of the Streptomyces sp. NBC_00425 genome encodes:
- a CDS encoding MFS transporter, producing the protein MAVWGIGVSVYFVAVIFRTSLGVAGLDAADRFQVNASALSTFSILQLLVYAGMQIPVGLLVDRLGTRKVLAIGTVLFTAGQVGFAFSPSYGTALASRALLGCGDAMTFISVLRLGSRWFPARRGPMVAQLAGLVGMAGNLVSTLVLARLLHGVGWTAAFAGSALAGAVVLVLLLLFLKDHPEGHEPEPFPHRGAAYVRRQIAASWREPGTRLGLWVHFTTQFPAMVFLLLWGLPFLVQAQGLSRATAGELLTLVVLSNMVVGLVYGQIVARHHGARLPLALGTVGATALMWASTLAYPGDRAPMWLLVVLCAVLGACGPASMLGFDFARPANPPERQGTASGITNMGGFVASMTTLFAVGVLLDATGDDYRIAFSFVFVLQALGVSQILRLRGRAHRRERERLVASRVETVHVPA; encoded by the coding sequence ATGGCCGTCTGGGGGATCGGCGTCTCGGTCTACTTCGTCGCCGTCATCTTCCGCACGTCCCTGGGGGTGGCAGGCCTCGACGCCGCCGACCGCTTCCAGGTGAACGCCTCGGCCCTGTCCACCTTCTCGATCCTCCAGCTCCTCGTGTACGCGGGCATGCAGATACCGGTGGGCCTGCTGGTCGACCGGCTCGGCACGCGGAAGGTGCTGGCCATCGGCACCGTGCTGTTCACGGCCGGCCAGGTCGGCTTCGCCTTCTCCCCCTCCTACGGCACGGCCCTCGCCTCGCGCGCGCTGCTCGGCTGCGGGGACGCGATGACGTTCATCAGCGTGCTGCGGCTGGGCAGCAGGTGGTTCCCGGCGCGCCGCGGACCGATGGTCGCGCAGCTCGCCGGCCTGGTGGGCATGGCGGGCAACCTCGTCTCCACCCTGGTGCTGGCACGGCTCCTGCACGGCGTCGGCTGGACGGCGGCCTTCGCGGGCAGCGCGCTGGCGGGTGCGGTGGTCCTGGTGCTCCTGCTGCTCTTCCTGAAGGACCACCCCGAGGGCCACGAGCCGGAGCCCTTCCCGCACCGGGGCGCCGCGTACGTCCGCCGTCAGATCGCCGCGTCCTGGCGCGAGCCGGGCACCCGCCTCGGCCTGTGGGTGCACTTCACCACCCAGTTCCCTGCGATGGTGTTCCTGCTGCTGTGGGGCCTGCCGTTCCTGGTCCAGGCACAGGGGCTGTCACGGGCGACGGCCGGCGAACTCCTCACGCTGGTGGTCCTGTCCAACATGGTCGTCGGCCTGGTGTACGGGCAGATCGTCGCCCGGCATCACGGGGCGCGCCTGCCGCTCGCCCTGGGCACGGTGGGCGCGACGGCGCTGATGTGGGCGAGCACGCTGGCCTACCCGGGCGACCGGGCGCCGATGTGGCTGCTCGTCGTGCTCTGCGCGGTGCTCGGCGCGTGCGGCCCCGCGTCGATGCTCGGCTTCGACTTCGCCCGCCCGGCGAACCCGCCCGAGCGGCAGGGCACCGCGTCCGGCATCACGAACATGGGCGGTTTCGTGGCCTCGATGACGACGCTCTTCGCGGTCGGCGTGCTGCTGGACGCGACAGGCGACGACTACCGGATCGCCTTCTCCTTCGTCTTCGTCCTGCAGGCCCTGGGCGTCAGTCAGATCCTGCGGCTGCGCGGGCGGGCGCACCGGCGGGAGCGGGAACGGCTGGTGGCGAGCCGGGTGGAGACGGTGCACGTGCCGGCCTGA